Proteins from a single region of Cydia strobilella chromosome 2, ilCydStro3.1, whole genome shotgun sequence:
- the LOC134749203 gene encoding cytoplasmic polyadenylation element-binding protein 3: MPLLHQDNTRGGGGPAENRRSLAEILELSTTHLSEPVSAPARTRSFVPDCDNEWRWEEPGSPEVAQTPRALVPPGCFPPRHSASFGSYRQRAQPGGWDDGQGITDLVASLKALAIPASSRGGHTSLQPHLAYDGIEKMVEPPWRPEHPREAPSSADFSLLPRRASFCGVMEPHGVVSGDGDSLCWSGSLPPRSADPPGGWSPKVFVGGLPWDITEDALLQALRPFAPVRVEWPGREAGAPLRGFGYVTLESERRVRALLAASRRDRNNWYFRIACRKRTNKDAQVIPWAVADSSWVVGGAARLEQSRTVFVGALHGMLSARALATIMNDLFSGVVYAGIDTDKNKYPIGSGRVSFGNARSYVRAIAAAYVTIRTPKFSKKVQVDPYLEDSMCSMCNLQQGPYFCKEPVCFRYFCRSCWAWQHSGPGAGEEHRPLMRSSAHKAPPPPPRDDFMYSEYHILPLVLGVAALGPGRGGGAPPAHAQLRAQGAATAAARRLHHSGPGAGEEHRPLMRSSAHKAPPPPPRDDFMYSEYHILPLVLGVAALGAGRGGGAPPAHAQLRAQGAATAAARRLHVQ, translated from the exons ATGCCGCTGTTACATCAG GACAATACCCGCGGAGGCGGGGGCCCGGCAGAGAACCGGCGCTCGCTCGCCGAGATCCTGGAGCTGAGCACCACGCATCTCTCCGAACCCGTCTCTGCGCCCGCTAGGACCCGGAGC TTTGTGCCGGACTGCGACAACGAGTGGCGCTGGGAGGAGCCCGGCAGCCCCGAGGTCGCGCAGACCCCGCGGGCCCTTGTACCACCCGGCTGCTTCCCGCCGCGACACTCTGCCAGCTTCGGAAGTTACAGGCAA CGCGCCCAGCCCGGAGGCTGGGACGACGGGCAGGGCATTACGGACCTCGTGGCTTCTTTA AAGGCCCTGGCGATCCCGGCGAGCTCACGCGGTGGTCATACCTCGCTACAGCCGCACCTCGCCTACGACGGCATCGAAAAAATG GTGGAGCCCCCGTGGCGGCCGGAGCACCCCCGTGAGGCGCCGTCGAGCGCAGACTTCAGTCTGCTGCCGCGCCGGGCTTCATTTT gtggCGTAATGGAGCCCCACGGCGTGGTATCCGGCGACGGCGACTCGCTGTGCTGGAGCGGCTCGCTGCCGCCGCGCTCGGCCGACCCGCCCGGCGGGTGGTCGCCCAAG GTGTTCGTGGGCGGGCTGCCGTGGGACATCACGGAGGACGCGCTGCTGCAGGCGCTGCGCCCCTTCGCGCCCGTGCG TGTGGAGTGGCCGGGTCGCGAGGCGGGCGCCCCGCTGCGCGGGTTCGGCTACGTGACGCTGGAGTCGGAGCGCCGCGTGCGGGCGCTGCTGGCCGCGAGCCGCCGCGACCGCAACAACTGGTACTTCCGCATAGCCTGCCGCAAGCGGACTAACAAGGAC GCGCAAGTGATCCCTTGGGCCGTGGCGGACTCGTCGTGGGTGGTGGGTGGCGCCGCGCGGCTGGAGCAGTCCCGCACCGTGTTCGTGGGCGCCCTGCACGGCATGCTCAGCGCGAGGGCGCTGGCCACCATCATGAACGACCTGTTCTCCGGCGTGGTGTATGCAG GCATAGACACGGACAAGAACAAGTACCCGATCGGGTCTGGCCGCGTGTCGTTCGGCAACGCGCGCTCCTACGTGCGCGCCATCGCCGCCGCCTACGTCACCATACGCACGCCCAAGTTTTCTAAAAAG GTGCAGGTGGACCCGTACTTGGAGGACTCGATGTGTTCAATGTGCAACCTGCAACAGGGGCCCTATTTCTGCAAGGAGCCCGTTTGCTTCCG atatttCTGCCGCTCGTGCTGGGCGTGGCAGCACTCGGGCCCGGGCGCGGGGGAGGAGCACCGCCCGCTCATGCGCAGCTCCGCGCACAaggcgccgccaccgccgccgcgcgaCGACTTCATGTACAGTGAGTACCATATTCTGCCGCTCGTGCTGGGCGTGGCAGCACTCGGGCCCGGGCGCGGGGGAGGAGCACCGCCCGCTCATGCGCAGCTCCGCGCACAaggcgccgccaccgccgccgcgcgaCGACTTCAT CACTCGGGCCCGGGCGCGGGGGAGGAGCACCGCCCGCTCATGCGCAGCTCCGCGCACAaggcgccgccaccgccgccgcgcgaCGACTTCATGTACAGTGAGTACCATATTCTGCCGCTCGTGCTGGGCGTGGCAGCACTCGGGGCAGGGCGCGGGGGAGGAGCACCGCCCGCTCATGCGCAGCTCCGCGCACAaggcgccgccaccgccgccgcgcgaCGACTTCATGTACAGTGA